Proteins from a genomic interval of Rhodococcoides fascians A25f:
- the fahA gene encoding fumarylacetoacetase — translation MTHIDIPADSEFGIDNLPYGIFSTPGSDARVGVRYGDNVIDLSAALNDSVFASPSLNAFMARGRSRWVEVRESVTAMIVSGTTPAEAIVSVSDVTMHLPFEVADYVDFYASEHHASNLGRLFRPDAEPLLPNWKHLPVAYHGRAGTVVVSGTDITRPRGQRKAPDEPSPTFGPSRRLDIEAEMGFIVGVPADGPISPDQFSEHVFGAVIVNDWSARDIQAWEYVPLGPNLGKSFATSISPWVVPLLALEHARTSTPVQDPEPLEYLRETRSWALDIDLTVSWNGHVVSHPPYSAMYWSPAQMLAHETVNGASSRTGDLFASGTISGPEKNQRGAFIELTWGGKEPVSLGSETRTFLEDGDDVVIAASAPGPNGSRIGFGDVRGRIAPA, via the coding sequence ATGACGCACATCGACATCCCCGCCGACTCCGAGTTCGGAATCGACAACCTGCCTTACGGCATTTTCAGTACTCCTGGTTCGGACGCTCGAGTCGGAGTCCGGTACGGCGACAATGTGATCGATCTTTCTGCCGCTCTGAACGATTCGGTTTTCGCCTCCCCCAGCCTCAATGCTTTCATGGCGCGCGGCCGCAGTCGGTGGGTCGAGGTCCGCGAGTCCGTCACCGCCATGATCGTCAGTGGCACGACCCCCGCGGAAGCGATCGTCTCGGTTTCCGACGTCACGATGCACCTGCCGTTCGAAGTTGCGGACTACGTGGACTTCTACGCGTCCGAGCACCACGCGTCCAATCTCGGTCGACTCTTCCGGCCCGATGCCGAACCGCTGCTACCGAATTGGAAGCACCTGCCCGTGGCGTATCACGGCCGGGCAGGGACAGTGGTCGTCTCCGGGACCGACATCACCCGGCCTCGAGGGCAACGCAAGGCACCCGACGAGCCGTCGCCCACGTTCGGTCCGAGTCGGCGACTCGATATCGAAGCAGAGATGGGCTTCATCGTCGGCGTCCCCGCGGATGGTCCCATCTCTCCGGATCAATTCTCCGAGCACGTGTTCGGTGCCGTCATCGTCAACGACTGGTCGGCTCGCGACATCCAGGCCTGGGAGTACGTGCCGCTGGGACCGAATCTCGGCAAGAGTTTCGCGACGTCCATCTCTCCGTGGGTGGTTCCCCTGCTCGCGCTCGAGCACGCGCGAACCTCGACGCCGGTTCAGGATCCCGAGCCGCTCGAGTACCTGCGCGAAACCCGCTCCTGGGCTCTCGATATCGATCTGACCGTGTCCTGGAACGGCCATGTCGTCTCTCACCCGCCCTACAGTGCGATGTACTGGTCGCCGGCCCAGATGCTTGCCCACGAAACCGTCAACGGCGCGAGCAGCCGAACCGGTGACCTGTTCGCGTCGGGCACCATCTCGGGACCCGAGAAGAATCAGCGCGGGGCATTCATCGAATTGACCTGGGGTGGTAAGGAACCGGTGTCACTCGGATCGGAGACCCGCACCTTCCTCGAGGATGGCGACGACGTCGTCATTGCCGCGAGTGCTCCGGGGCCCAATGGATCTCGCATCGGCTTCGGTGACGTCCGTGGCCGGATAGCACCCGCCTGA
- a CDS encoding transporter substrate-binding domain-containing protein, protein MKRTATLSSTLTAAGMALCVGVLGACSGSSDAAEATEPPATTSRLDSVLESGTLKVCTTGDYRPYSYLDPATQEYEGIDITMVEDLASRMDVKVDYVHTTWPNLSQDFLDQCDIAVGGITVSTDRAAIAYFSSATVEDGKTPITLCTNVDKYDTIDEINRAGVRSITPPGATNEKFAEANYPNGEIIRFADNNAIFDEIIAGRADVMTTDASETLWVQNEHPELCAVHPDNPFTHTQKAYMLPRGDGVMQQYVDSWLSIAERDGTFDAAKKPWWG, encoded by the coding sequence ATGAAGAGAACCGCCACACTCTCGTCCACTCTGACCGCCGCCGGGATGGCGCTCTGCGTGGGCGTGCTCGGTGCCTGCAGCGGGTCCAGCGACGCTGCCGAGGCCACGGAGCCACCCGCAACCACGTCGAGGCTGGATTCTGTACTCGAGAGCGGAACGCTGAAAGTGTGTACGACCGGTGATTATCGGCCGTATTCGTACCTCGACCCCGCCACCCAGGAATACGAGGGAATCGACATCACGATGGTCGAGGACCTTGCCTCCCGGATGGATGTGAAGGTCGACTACGTGCACACCACGTGGCCGAACCTCAGTCAGGACTTTCTCGACCAGTGCGATATCGCGGTGGGAGGCATTACCGTATCGACGGATCGTGCTGCGATAGCCTATTTTTCGTCGGCCACCGTCGAGGATGGAAAGACGCCGATCACGTTGTGCACCAACGTCGACAAGTACGACACGATCGACGAGATCAACCGGGCAGGAGTCCGGTCGATCACCCCGCCCGGTGCGACCAACGAGAAGTTCGCCGAAGCGAATTACCCGAACGGTGAGATCATTCGGTTCGCGGACAACAACGCCATCTTCGATGAAATCATCGCCGGCCGCGCCGATGTCATGACCACGGACGCGTCGGAAACCCTGTGGGTACAGAACGAGCACCCCGAACTGTGCGCTGTTCATCCCGACAACCCCTTCACGCACACGCAGAAGGCATACATGCTTCCACGCGGAGACGGTGTGATGCAGCAGTACGTCGACAGTTGGCTCTCGATCGCGGAGCGTGATGGCACGTTCGATGCGGCCAAGAAGCCATGGTGGGGCTGA
- a CDS encoding IclR family transcriptional regulator, protein MTDGSADTTTGVLARAAAILNAVEACPRTTGDLAKMLGLSASTVYRLVGEMVRYSMLRRDNDGLLHPGDRFGTSTLGGLAVPILRRLRQETGESAQLWVLRGSHRLCLVSEDSQHELRASLPVGALLPLGAGSAGHVLAGDLDADADSRALGWWESVSERTPGLTSVSAPVRRDERIVAAVCVAGPIERVPTSAGKMWGEAVRDAALEIEQSLVVRSEW, encoded by the coding sequence GTGACGGACGGTAGCGCCGACACCACTACCGGGGTTTTGGCTCGGGCCGCGGCGATTCTCAATGCGGTCGAGGCATGTCCACGGACCACCGGCGACCTCGCCAAAATGCTTGGCCTGTCTGCATCGACGGTCTATCGGCTGGTCGGCGAGATGGTGCGGTACTCGATGCTCCGCCGGGACAACGACGGCCTTCTTCACCCCGGCGATCGCTTCGGTACCTCCACTCTCGGCGGGCTCGCCGTACCGATTCTCAGGCGCCTGCGGCAGGAGACCGGAGAATCCGCGCAGTTATGGGTACTGCGGGGATCGCATCGGCTGTGCCTGGTATCGGAGGATTCACAACACGAACTCCGGGCGTCGTTGCCCGTGGGTGCGTTACTTCCCCTCGGAGCGGGGTCGGCGGGCCACGTGTTGGCAGGCGATCTCGACGCCGACGCCGACAGTCGCGCACTCGGCTGGTGGGAATCGGTGTCCGAGCGAACCCCAGGACTGACCTCGGTGAGTGCACCGGTCCGCCGGGACGAGCGCATCGTTGCCGCCGTCTGCGTGGCGGGTCCGATAGAGAGGGTGCCGACGTCTGCCGGCAAGATGTGGGGTGAGGCCGTGCGTGATGCTGCACTCGAAATCGAGCAGTCCCTGGTCGTTCGATCCGAGTGGTAG
- a CDS encoding gamma carbonic anhydrase family protein produces the protein MADTSSGSMLLALECGSPTVDASAWVAPTATLVGRVNLGPDSSVWYQAVLRADSEEITIGGGSNIQDGVVAHVDPGFPLTIGANVSVGHNAVLHGCTVGDGTLVGMAAVIMNGAVVGENCLVAAGALVTEGARIPPRSLVAGVPAKVRRELTDEEVEHCTVNALTYRDLAGVHRGARPC, from the coding sequence ATGGCCGATACAAGCTCAGGGTCGATGCTGCTCGCGCTCGAGTGCGGATCACCGACGGTCGACGCGTCCGCGTGGGTCGCCCCCACTGCAACGCTCGTCGGACGAGTGAATCTGGGCCCGGACAGCAGTGTCTGGTACCAGGCCGTTCTGCGTGCCGACTCGGAGGAGATCACGATCGGCGGTGGGTCCAATATTCAGGACGGTGTTGTCGCACATGTGGATCCGGGCTTTCCGCTCACGATCGGTGCGAACGTGAGTGTGGGACACAATGCCGTCTTGCATGGTTGCACCGTCGGGGACGGAACCTTGGTCGGCATGGCTGCCGTCATCATGAACGGCGCAGTGGTGGGAGAGAACTGCCTCGTTGCAGCGGGCGCGCTGGTGACCGAAGGCGCTCGTATTCCACCCAGATCATTGGTGGCGGGTGTCCCCGCCAAGGTTCGGCGGGAATTGACCGACGAGGAGGTCGAGCACTGCACAGTCAACGCGCTCACCTACCGCGATCTGGCCGGCGTCCACCGTGGCGCTCGGCCCTGCTGA